From the Cryptomeria japonica chromosome 2, Sugi_1.0, whole genome shotgun sequence genome, one window contains:
- the LOC131859609 gene encoding patatin-like protein 2 yields the protein MSNQELLPIDVSGDVGARILSVDGGGVRGLIPVQLLKFLEHQLQKLDGEDARLADYFNIMAGTSTGAPTYFPSHQFTTNSSDGKTQVFNLVDGGVAANNPTLIAMNLVTRAVHQDTRIVDKKEHLDHFVVLSLGTGLEEGIEWDAKKAATWGSLKWITHDGRTPLIESIMNASSDMVNIHTALMLHHVKENYLRIQEWQLKVSEAKMDLSTDENLRNLVKKGQELLDKPVRSLNLETGRPETVKNDYTNRMALTKMAERLSKEKKLRDKRSASSAQLIYVVVNTAIQDLAVCGQQGNVSFIFIPKVLGVDA from the exons ATGTCGAATCAGGAGCTTCTTCCAATCGATGTCTCGGGGGACGTGGGTGCTAGAATCCTGAGTGTCGATGGAGGAGGAGTACGAGGTCTTATTCCTGTGCAATTACTCAAATTCTTAGAGCACCAGTTGCAG AAATTGGATGGGGAAGATGCCAGACTAGCAGATTATTTCAATATAATGGCAGGTACCAGCACTGGAG CTCCTACCTATTTTCCATCTCACCAGTTTACAACAAATTCCAGTGACGGAAAGACCCAAGTTTTTAACTTAGTAGATGGAGGAGTAGCGGCTAATAATCCT accttgatagcaatgaacttaGTCACTCGAGCAGTTCATCAGGATACAAGAATAGTCGACAAAAag GAGCACCTTGACCACTTTGTTGTACTTTCTCTTGGAACGGGATTAGAAGAGGGTATTGAATGGGACGCAAAAAAGGCTGCCACATGGGGAAGCTTGAAGTGGATTACTCACGATGGAAGAACGCCTCTCATAGAATCTATCATGAATGCAAGTTCAGACATGGTCAACATTCATACAGCTTTGATGCTCCATCATGTCAAAGAAAACTATCTTAGAATCCAG GAATGGCAACTAAAAGTAAGCGAAGCAAAGATGGACCTCAGTACGGATGAGAACCTGAGGAATCTTGTGAAGAAAGGCCAGGAACTATTGGATAAGCCTGTTAGAAGTTTAAATTTGGAGACTGGGCGTCCTGAGACAGTGAAGAACGACTACACAAACAGGATGGCATTGACTAA AATGGCTGAACGACTCTCCAAGGAGAAGAAGTTGAGGGATAAACGGAGCGCATCTTCTGCACAGCTGATTTATGTAGTGGTAAATACAGCAATTCAAGATTTAGCTGT TTGTGGACAACAAGGCAATGTAAGTTTTATATTCATTCCAAAAGTGCTTGGAGTGGATGCATAA
- the LOC131859607 gene encoding patatin-like protein 2, whose product MSNQELLPIDVSGDVGARILSVDGGGVRGLIPVQLFKFLEKQLQKLDGEDARLADYFNIMAGTSTGGLITTMLATPDPNDHKHNRPFSTQKIEDFYLKNASLIFPQPSKWNIFHGIFGPKYNGKHLVDILEQEKFHERRLCDTATNLVIPTFDIKTQFPTIFASHEAKVDPLKNPHLMDVCLSTTAAPTYFPSHQFTTNSSDGKTQVFNLVDGGVAANNPTLIAMNLVTRAVHQDTRIVDKKEHLDHFIVLSLGTGLEEGIEWDAKKAATWGSLKWITHDGRTPLIESIMNASSDMVNIHTALMLHHVKENYLRIQVFFIVSNNVP is encoded by the exons ATGTCGAATCAGGAGCTTCTTCCAATCGATGTCTCGGGGGACGTGGGTGCTAGAATCCTGAGTGTCGATGGAGGAGGAGTACGGGGTCTTATTCCTGTGCAGTTGTTCAAATTCTTAGAGAAGCAGTTGCAG AAATTGGATGGGGAAGATGCCAGACTAGCAGATTATTTCAATATAATGGCAGGTACCAGCACTGGAGGTCTCATCACCACAATGTTAGCCACTCCAGACCCGAATGACCACAAACACAATCGTCCTTTTAGTACCCAGAAAATTGAAGATTTCTACTTGAAGAATGCGAGTTTGATATTTCCTCAACCAAG CAAATGGAATATTTTTCACGGCATTTTTGGTCCCAAATACAATGGCAAACATCTGGTCGATATCTTAGAACAAGAGAAATTTCACGAAAGACGGCTGTGTGATACGGCTACTAACCTGGTGATACCCACCTTCGATATCAAGACGCAGTTTCCTACAATTTTCGCCAGTCATGag GCGAAAGTAGATCCGCTGAAGAATCCACATCTAATGGACGTATGCCTCTCCACAACTGCAGCTCCTACCTATTTTCCATCTCACCAGTTTACAACAAATTCCAGTGACGGAAAGACCCAAGTTTTTAACTTAGTAGATGGAGGAGTAGCGGCTAATAATCCT accttgatagcaatgaacttaGTCACTCGAGCAGTTCATCAGGATACAAGAATAGTCGACAAAAAG GAGCACCTTGACCACTTTATTGTACTTTCTCTTGGAACGGGATTAGAAGAGGGTATTGAATGGGACGCAAAAAAGGCTGCCACATGGGGAAGCTTGAAGTGGATTACTCACGATGGAAGAACGCCTCTCATAGAATCTATCATGAATGCAAGTTCAGACATGGTCAACATTCATACAGCTTTGATGCTCCATCATGTCAAAGAAAACTATCTTAGAATCCAGGTCTTTTTCATAGTTTCCAATAATGTTCCTTGA
- the LOC131873712 gene encoding patatin-like protein 3, translated as MDLSTDENLRNLVKKGQELLDKPVRSLNLETGRPETVKNDCTNRMALTKMAERLSKEKKLRDKRSASSALSMNGHSVGINI; from the exons ATGGACCTCAGTACGGACGAGAACCTGAGGAATCTTGTGAAGAAAGGCCAGGAACTATTGGATAAGCCTGTTAGAAGTTTAAATTTGGAGACTGGGCGTCCTGAGACAGTGAAGAACGACTGCACAAACAGGATGGCATTGACTAA AATGGCTGAACGACTCTCCAAGGAGAAGAAGTTGAGGGATAAACGGAGCGCATCTTCTGCACTTTCTATGAATGGCCATAGTGTTGGAATAAACATCTGa